The following proteins come from a genomic window of Enterococcus gilvus ATCC BAA-350:
- a CDS encoding radical SAM protein, which translates to MKKPTIFNIQKFSTHDGPGIRTTIFFKGCPIRCEWCHNPESQMFGPEIMVNKYGKEERIGKEYSLRELVKKIQSDQIFYDQSGGGVTFSGGEVMAQDMDYVVALAQECQRLGITVTIDTCGVAPTENYRRILPYTDLFLYDLKFIDSHNHQLYTGVGNQLVLENLRFLSEQQAEINLRLILLEEINADEVDAKEIIDWLASEKIHVSEISLLPYHDFGRDKYERLKRVCTQNFVKPSDDKVAALQKVYQDAGYQATIGG; encoded by the coding sequence GTGAAAAAGCCGACGATTTTTAATATTCAGAAGTTTTCGACCCATGATGGGCCGGGCATACGTACGACGATTTTTTTCAAAGGGTGTCCTATTAGATGTGAATGGTGTCACAATCCTGAAAGCCAAATGTTTGGACCAGAGATCATGGTAAACAAATATGGGAAAGAGGAACGAATCGGGAAAGAGTATTCATTACGAGAATTAGTGAAAAAGATTCAATCTGACCAAATTTTTTATGATCAATCCGGTGGCGGTGTAACGTTTTCTGGTGGTGAGGTCATGGCCCAAGATATGGATTATGTCGTGGCTTTGGCGCAGGAGTGTCAGCGTTTGGGAATCACTGTGACGATCGATACGTGTGGGGTAGCGCCAACGGAAAATTACCGCAGGATTCTGCCGTATACGGATTTATTTTTATATGATCTAAAGTTCATAGATTCACATAACCATCAGTTGTATACAGGTGTAGGCAATCAGTTGGTTCTGGAGAACTTGCGATTTTTATCTGAACAACAAGCGGAGATCAACTTGCGACTGATCCTATTAGAGGAAATCAATGCCGATGAAGTCGATGCCAAGGAGATTATTGATTGGCTGGCAAGCGAAAAAATTCATGTGAGTGAAATCTCGCTGCTTCCGTATCATGATTTTGGCCGAGACAAGTATGAGCGGTTAAAACGAGTATGCACGCAAAATTTTGTCAAACCATCGGATGATAAAGTCGCTGCACTTCAAAAGGTTTATCAAGACGCAGGGTATCAAGCGACGATTGGCGGCTAA
- the trxA gene encoding thioredoxin TrxA: MKVLDKKNFETEVVQSEGTMLVDFFSETCEPCQALMPSIEALDAKYSDKMPFAKLDTAKARRVAIGQKILGIPAIAIYQDGKKVEELVKDDATPESVEAMIQKYI, from the coding sequence ATGAAAGTTTTAGACAAAAAGAATTTTGAAACAGAAGTAGTGCAAAGTGAAGGGACGATGCTCGTGGATTTCTTTTCAGAAACCTGTGAACCCTGTCAGGCTTTGATGCCGAGTATCGAGGCGCTGGATGCGAAATACAGCGATAAGATGCCCTTCGCAAAGCTGGATACTGCGAAAGCGAGAAGGGTAGCGATCGGGCAAAAAATTCTGGGTATCCCGGCGATCGCCATATATCAGGATGGAAAAAAAGTTGAAGAACTGGTAAAAGACGATGCGACACCAGAAAGTGTAGAAGCAATGATTCAAAAGTATATTTAA
- the hypD gene encoding trans-4-hydroxy-L-proline dehydratase — protein MAELTLEPTRRGSTERIKRLREISDKECTPSISMERAVLLTEAYKKWEGKVSAPVLRGKAFKYIMENRTNYIEKGSLVLGEKGDKPWAAPTFPELCCHTLEDFENMNNREKVFFRVSEEDRRIQEEVIIPYWHDRAMMTRMNRLLPEEWHLLFDAGLYTEFLMQRGPGHTVADGKMYQKGFADFKADIQQEIDNLDYNKDMEALNKREELEGMKLVCEGMIIYGKRYAQQCRDLAEKETDPQWKQELLDLAEVCDVVPEHAPQTFRQAIQMYWFTHIGVTVEMNNWDAYSPGKLDQHLEPFYEKDIEEGRLTREEARELLENLWIQFNNQPAPPKVGITLKESGTYTDFCNLNTGALRPDGTSGVSDVSYLILEVMDEMKLLQPSSNVQISRKSPEKFLREALKVSRKGWGQPAMYNSEAVLAELSYLGKTVDDARESGICSGCVEVGVAGKEAYVLTGYLNIPKVFELAMNRGYDHYTDKQVGIDVGDFTKMTTYEEVFDAFHQELQYVVDVKVAGNNLIERMYMEFMPVPLLSVMSDDCIKVGKDYNAGGARYNTSYIQCVGIATITDSLAAMKHNVFEEKTMTMQELLDACEADFENYEEIYDRVYNDTPKYGNDDEYADTLLRDVAASLQEVIAGRPTPKGSKTVVEFLPTTCHVYFGQVMEASPNGRHKGIPLPDGISPEKGADRNGPTAVIKSASKIDQTKTGGALLNQKFTPSVVAGEAGITNMASLVRSYFALDGHHIQFNVIDRDTLLKAQKHPKEYENLIVRVAGYSDYFNNLEKALQDEIISRTEQAFG, from the coding sequence ATGGCGGAATTAACACTGGAACCAACGAGAAGAGGAAGCACGGAACGGATCAAACGATTGCGGGAAATCAGCGACAAGGAATGTACACCGAGTATTTCTATGGAACGGGCAGTCCTATTGACGGAAGCCTATAAAAAATGGGAGGGCAAAGTTTCCGCGCCTGTATTACGAGGGAAAGCCTTCAAGTACATTATGGAAAATCGGACGAATTATATTGAAAAAGGGTCTTTAGTTTTAGGAGAAAAAGGCGATAAGCCGTGGGCGGCTCCGACGTTCCCAGAACTGTGCTGTCACACCTTAGAAGACTTTGAAAACATGAACAATCGTGAGAAAGTCTTTTTCCGTGTAAGTGAAGAAGATCGTCGCATTCAAGAAGAAGTCATCATTCCTTATTGGCACGATCGTGCGATGATGACCCGAATGAATCGTCTGCTGCCGGAAGAGTGGCATTTGTTGTTTGATGCAGGATTATACACCGAATTTTTGATGCAGCGTGGGCCAGGACATACGGTAGCCGATGGAAAAATGTATCAAAAGGGCTTTGCGGATTTCAAAGCAGATATCCAGCAAGAAATTGACAATCTAGATTACAACAAGGACATGGAGGCGTTGAACAAACGGGAAGAGTTGGAAGGCATGAAGCTGGTCTGCGAGGGCATGATCATTTATGGAAAACGCTACGCGCAGCAATGTCGAGACCTAGCTGAAAAAGAGACTGATCCGCAGTGGAAACAAGAACTGCTGGATTTAGCAGAAGTCTGCGATGTGGTACCGGAACACGCGCCGCAAACCTTCCGCCAAGCGATCCAGATGTATTGGTTCACCCACATTGGCGTGACGGTGGAGATGAACAACTGGGATGCTTATTCGCCAGGGAAATTGGATCAGCATTTAGAACCCTTCTATGAAAAAGATATTGAGGAAGGGCGGTTGACGCGAGAAGAAGCGCGGGAATTATTAGAGAATTTATGGATTCAATTCAATAATCAGCCGGCACCGCCAAAAGTCGGGATCACACTGAAAGAAAGCGGCACATATACAGATTTCTGTAATTTAAATACGGGTGCGTTGCGTCCAGATGGAACCAGCGGCGTGAGTGATGTGAGTTATTTGATCTTAGAGGTAATGGATGAAATGAAGCTGCTGCAGCCAAGCTCAAATGTACAGATTTCTCGCAAATCACCGGAAAAATTCTTGCGGGAAGCCTTAAAAGTCTCTCGCAAGGGCTGGGGGCAGCCAGCTATGTATAATTCGGAAGCCGTTTTAGCAGAATTAAGTTATCTAGGGAAAACGGTGGACGATGCCAGAGAAAGCGGGATCTGTTCAGGCTGTGTCGAAGTTGGGGTGGCAGGAAAGGAAGCTTATGTATTAACAGGTTATTTAAACATTCCGAAAGTCTTTGAATTGGCGATGAATCGAGGCTACGACCATTATACAGACAAGCAGGTGGGAATCGACGTAGGAGACTTCACCAAAATGACCACCTATGAGGAAGTATTTGACGCCTTCCATCAGGAGTTGCAATACGTAGTGGACGTGAAGGTGGCTGGGAATAACCTGATCGAACGGATGTATATGGAATTCATGCCCGTACCGCTGCTTTCCGTTATGTCGGATGACTGTATCAAAGTCGGCAAAGACTACAATGCAGGCGGTGCCCGGTATAACACTAGCTACATCCAGTGTGTTGGGATCGCAACGATCACCGATTCGCTGGCTGCGATGAAGCACAATGTCTTTGAAGAAAAAACGATGACGATGCAGGAATTATTGGACGCCTGTGAAGCAGATTTTGAGAATTACGAGGAAATCTACGACAGAGTGTACAATGACACACCAAAATACGGCAATGACGACGAGTACGCGGATACCTTACTGCGAGATGTCGCAGCCTCTCTGCAAGAAGTGATCGCGGGTCGCCCGACACCAAAAGGCTCTAAAACCGTGGTGGAATTTTTACCAACGACGTGTCACGTGTACTTTGGTCAAGTGATGGAAGCTTCGCCAAATGGCCGTCACAAAGGAATCCCATTACCAGACGGTATTTCTCCTGAAAAGGGCGCCGATCGCAATGGGCCGACAGCGGTCATTAAGTCTGCCTCTAAAATCGATCAGACAAAAACTGGCGGCGCACTGTTGAATCAGAAGTTCACGCCAAGTGTGGTAGCAGGAGAAGCAGGAATCACCAATATGGCGTCACTTGTCCGCAGTTATTTTGCCTTGGATGGGCACCATATCCAATTCAACGTGATTGATCGGGACACCTTGTTAAAAGCACAAAAGCATCCAAAAGAATACGAAAACTTGATTGTACGTGTAGCGGGTTATAGCGACTATTTCAATAATTTAGAGAAAGCACTTCAAGACGAAATCATCTCAAGAACGGAACAAGCTTTTGGGTAA
- the grdA gene encoding glycine/sarcosine/betaine reductase complex selenoprotein A, with translation MLLKDKKVIILGDRDGVPGQAIEECVTPLGADVVFSSTECFVUTAAGAMDLENQKRVKEFTEEFGAENIVVVLGAAEGEAAGLAAETVTLGDPTYAGPLAGVQLGLDVYHIVEPEMKETIDSELYEEQVGMMEMVLDVDDIVDEMASIRSQIGE, from the coding sequence ATGTTGCTGAAAGACAAAAAAGTTATCATCCTCGGCGACAGAGACGGCGTTCCTGGTCAAGCCATTGAAGAATGTGTGACACCACTAGGCGCAGATGTCGTATTCTCATCTACAGAATGCTTTGTCTGAACGGCCGCGGGCGCAATGGATCTGGAAAATCAAAAGAGGGTAAAGGAATTTACAGAGGAATTTGGTGCTGAGAATATTGTTGTTGTTCTTGGTGCGGCAGAAGGTGAAGCTGCTGGATTAGCAGCCGAAACTGTAACCTTAGGAGACCCTACGTATGCCGGTCCATTAGCGGGAGTCCAGTTAGGACTTGACGTATATCATATCGTTGAACCAGAAATGAAAGAAACGATCGACTCTGAGCTGTACGAGGAACAAGTTGGCATGATGGAAATGGTACTAGATGTTGACGATATCGTTGACGAAATGGCTTCCATTCGAAGTCAAATAGGTGAATAA
- the trxB gene encoding thioredoxin-disulfide reductase, with the protein MQVYDVIIIGAGPAGLSAAIYAGRARLKTLLIEKGKDGGQIILTSEIENYPGSLEEESGRSLIQRMSERVASFGVERAAETIVDVELSSEVKVLKGKKEEYHGRSVIIASGAFPRPIGCENEKEFMGKGLSYCATCDAAFFEDMEVFVIGGGNSAVEEALFLATFARKVTIIQNLAELTADAIAIEQVMANDKIHYIYHSIVERLDGDGIVESITIRNTQTNETTRFDADEEDGLIGVFSFIGYLPQSKLFENMIDMENGYIKTDEKMATNVPGVYAAGDVRVKNVRQVVTASGDGATAAVAIEKYLHH; encoded by the coding sequence ATGCAAGTGTATGACGTTATCATCATCGGTGCAGGACCAGCGGGCTTGTCAGCAGCTATTTATGCTGGTCGAGCAAGGTTAAAAACGTTATTGATCGAAAAAGGAAAGGATGGCGGACAGATTATTTTGACTTCCGAGATCGAGAACTACCCAGGAAGTCTCGAAGAAGAATCAGGGCGTTCGCTGATTCAGCGTATGTCTGAGCGGGTAGCCTCTTTTGGTGTTGAGAGAGCAGCAGAAACGATTGTTGATGTTGAGCTTTCCAGCGAAGTAAAGGTTCTTAAAGGGAAAAAGGAAGAATACCATGGCCGTTCGGTCATTATTGCTTCAGGAGCATTTCCCCGTCCGATCGGTTGCGAGAATGAAAAGGAGTTTATGGGCAAAGGTCTTTCTTATTGTGCGACATGCGACGCTGCCTTTTTCGAAGATATGGAGGTATTTGTTATCGGTGGGGGAAATTCGGCCGTAGAAGAAGCACTTTTCTTAGCCACATTTGCTCGAAAAGTAACGATTATCCAAAACTTGGCGGAACTAACAGCAGACGCGATCGCGATCGAGCAAGTGATGGCCAATGACAAGATTCACTACATTTATCATTCGATCGTGGAACGTTTAGATGGGGATGGGATCGTCGAGTCTATTACGATCCGCAATACCCAAACCAATGAGACCACTCGTTTTGACGCTGACGAAGAAGACGGGTTGATCGGTGTTTTCAGTTTTATTGGCTATTTACCCCAATCGAAACTCTTTGAAAACATGATTGACATGGAGAACGGCTATATTAAAACCGATGAAAAAATGGCAACAAATGTTCCTGGCGTATACGCAGCAGGCGATGTGCGTGTGAAGAATGTTCGCCAAGTGGTGACCGCTAGTGGTGATGGGGCCACAGCAGCCGTCGCAATCGAGAAGTATCTGCATCACTAA
- the grdC gene encoding glycine/sarcosine/betaine reductase complex component C subunit beta: MYSVLKGSSYFLAHTPDMVVHNGTTQTLQRKIDPDSEYLKNISEHLRDYDTCVSYPPNQVYIGNMTPEELEEFETPWYDKKAENKRQGKFGEIMPEEEFIGMMKYVDVFDLVKLEDRFSQSIKSKLDKHPLLDEQILEKLSEKVTKEDIDGFIKNEKAEPIYFNGDTVGCVKAAHNLDDTLFAHVIFENLVSKASCTIAILHLLEQTGVDKNEIEYVLECSEEACGDMNQRGGGNFAKAAAEMAGLENATGSDVRGFCAGPTHALIQAASLVKSGVFKNVIVAAGGSTAKLGMNGKDHLNKGLPILEDCVASFAVLISKNDGINPELNIDIVGRHTVGTGASPQKVISSLTSIPLENAGLKLTDIDKYSVEMQNPDITKPAGAGNVPEANYKMIGALAVMKGQIQKAELPDFVKQHGMVGWAPTQGHIPSGIPYLGFARENMLADGINRAMFVGKGSLFLGRMTNLFDGISFVMQKNSGKQEETISEDQIKQMIAGSLRDFANHLAGKLEE; encoded by the coding sequence TTGTATAGCGTATTGAAAGGATCGAGCTATTTTCTTGCCCATACCCCAGATATGGTAGTACACAATGGTACTACTCAAACACTTCAAAGAAAAATTGATCCTGATTCAGAATACTTAAAAAACATAAGCGAACACTTGCGGGACTATGACACTTGTGTATCCTATCCACCAAACCAAGTCTATATTGGCAATATGACACCAGAAGAACTCGAAGAATTCGAGACCCCTTGGTATGATAAAAAAGCTGAAAACAAACGACAAGGAAAATTCGGCGAAATCATGCCTGAAGAGGAGTTTATCGGCATGATGAAATATGTCGATGTCTTTGACTTGGTTAAGTTAGAAGATCGTTTTAGTCAATCAATAAAAAGTAAATTGGACAAGCATCCTTTATTGGATGAACAAATCTTAGAAAAGCTTTCGGAAAAAGTAACGAAGGAAGATATTGACGGGTTCATCAAGAATGAAAAGGCGGAACCAATCTATTTTAATGGAGACACGGTTGGTTGTGTCAAAGCCGCTCATAATTTAGATGATACCTTATTTGCGCATGTCATTTTTGAGAACTTAGTCTCAAAAGCCTCTTGTACGATTGCAATTTTACATTTGCTAGAACAGACGGGCGTTGATAAAAATGAGATCGAGTATGTATTGGAATGTTCAGAAGAAGCCTGCGGAGATATGAACCAACGAGGCGGCGGGAATTTTGCAAAAGCAGCAGCGGAAATGGCAGGCCTGGAAAACGCGACAGGCAGCGATGTCCGTGGTTTTTGTGCTGGACCTACGCATGCACTGATCCAAGCAGCTTCCTTGGTTAAATCCGGTGTTTTCAAAAATGTTATCGTTGCTGCTGGCGGATCAACTGCCAAGCTTGGCATGAACGGAAAAGATCATTTGAACAAAGGTCTGCCGATTTTAGAAGATTGTGTGGCAAGCTTTGCGGTATTGATCTCTAAAAACGATGGGATCAATCCAGAATTGAATATCGACATCGTTGGGCGGCACACGGTTGGAACAGGAGCGTCACCTCAGAAGGTGATTTCGTCATTGACGAGTATCCCTTTGGAAAACGCTGGATTAAAACTAACAGATATCGATAAATATTCTGTAGAGATGCAAAATCCAGATATTACGAAACCGGCGGGGGCTGGGAACGTGCCGGAAGCAAATTATAAAATGATCGGCGCATTGGCAGTAATGAAGGGACAAATCCAAAAAGCGGAGCTGCCAGATTTCGTGAAACAGCACGGTATGGTCGGATGGGCACCAACGCAAGGACACATTCCTTCAGGGATACCTTATTTAGGTTTTGCAAGAGAGAATATGTTAGCAGATGGTATCAATCGAGCAATGTTTGTCGGGAAAGGGAGTCTTTTCCTAGGGAGAATGACAAATTTGTTTGATGGGATCTCTTTTGTCATGCAAAAAAATAGCGGCAAACAAGAAGAAACAATTTCTGAAGATCAAATCAAGCAAATGATCGCGGGATCTTTACGAGATTTTGCCAATCATCTTGCTGGAAAGCTTGAGGAATAG
- a CDS encoding helix-turn-helix domain-containing protein, translating to MTIGEKVKNLRNERGMTLKQLSEATGLSTGFLSQFERGITTIAVEHLATIAALFKVKINYFFEEEAVVEPIIRGYDQPVIHKLNNMIYKQLSRTPQDKKIAPKMIEIMPHEKRELPTTYPHHGEEFVYVLEGILTLVIEEATYQLYPGDSAHYFSTVNHNWDNQTNNIVKFIVVHYPNDY from the coding sequence ATGACTATTGGTGAAAAAGTTAAGAATTTGCGCAACGAGCGCGGAATGACCCTCAAACAACTTTCTGAAGCTACAGGCTTATCAACGGGATTTCTATCCCAATTTGAACGCGGAATCACCACCATCGCAGTCGAACATTTGGCAACGATCGCGGCGTTATTCAAAGTAAAAATCAATTACTTTTTTGAAGAAGAAGCTGTGGTCGAACCCATTATTCGCGGCTATGATCAGCCTGTGATCCACAAGTTGAATAATATGATCTACAAACAACTGAGTCGCACGCCACAGGACAAAAAAATCGCACCAAAAATGATCGAGATCATGCCTCATGAAAAACGAGAGCTTCCAACGACCTACCCGCATCATGGAGAGGAATTTGTCTATGTATTAGAAGGGATTCTAACGTTAGTGATCGAAGAGGCGACGTACCAGCTATACCCAGGTGACTCCGCCCATTATTTTTCAACCGTCAACCACAATTGGGACAATCAAACCAATAATATCGTTAAATTCATCGTGGTCCATTACCCAAATGATTATTAA